One window from the genome of Rubinisphaera margarita encodes:
- a CDS encoding flavin monoamine oxidase family protein, translated as MSDGWPGDWRTNRRELLHSALLAATTPWLSGCGESTPPLEGELLSPSFDLGHRIRDGFRPPPPNGAPEEVEVLIVGGGIAGLSAGWRLKRAGIENFRILEMEPVPGGTSRSGKSPLTAYPWGAHYVPFPNEQNRALLQLLEEMGAVSRQSDGTWQPAESVACRTPQERLFAGGRWVEGLFPGQLATEEDARQWERFEAEINHWIDWRDAEGRPAFTIPVDRCSPAEEVAQLDALTMTDWLNGIGVTSNLIHWYVDYCCRDDYGLNVDQTSAWAGIFYFASRKASAAEEEAPLLTWPAGNGAIVDFLSNLLASQLRTGQAVIGIRPGNQRTKVSAFDLQSETVKEFSAERVIFAAPQFMAPYLIPSLNEERRSAIREFQYGSWVVANLHLSQRPSEDNYPLSWDNVLFESLSLGYVVATHQLGSDFGPTVWTWYYPLCDEIPAEARKRLLNSTWEEWTAIVFKDLDAAHPQLTKYVTKIDVMRWGHAMVQPRPGFLTREARKQARQPLGPIHFAGTDLSGLALMEEAFYHGLRAAEEVLAAANVEFNTYL; from the coding sequence ATGAGCGATGGCTGGCCCGGCGACTGGCGAACGAACAGACGCGAGCTGCTCCACTCCGCTCTGCTGGCTGCAACGACTCCCTGGCTGTCCGGCTGTGGGGAATCGACTCCTCCGCTTGAAGGCGAGTTGCTCAGTCCATCGTTCGATCTGGGGCACCGCATCCGAGACGGTTTCCGTCCTCCTCCGCCGAATGGAGCCCCCGAAGAGGTCGAAGTGCTGATCGTCGGTGGCGGCATCGCCGGACTTTCCGCGGGCTGGCGACTCAAGCGAGCGGGCATCGAGAACTTCCGCATTCTGGAAATGGAACCGGTCCCCGGCGGCACGTCTCGATCCGGCAAGTCGCCGCTCACAGCCTATCCGTGGGGGGCCCATTACGTTCCCTTCCCGAACGAACAGAACCGGGCTCTGCTCCAGTTGCTGGAAGAAATGGGAGCGGTATCGAGACAGTCGGACGGAACCTGGCAACCGGCGGAATCGGTCGCATGCCGGACTCCACAGGAGCGCCTGTTTGCTGGCGGTCGCTGGGTCGAAGGTCTCTTCCCAGGTCAGCTCGCAACCGAAGAAGATGCCCGACAATGGGAACGGTTCGAAGCCGAGATCAATCATTGGATTGACTGGCGCGATGCCGAAGGACGCCCCGCTTTCACGATTCCGGTCGACCGCTGCTCGCCGGCTGAAGAAGTGGCTCAGCTCGATGCTCTCACGATGACCGACTGGCTGAACGGCATCGGCGTGACGTCGAATCTGATTCACTGGTACGTCGACTACTGCTGCCGCGATGACTACGGACTGAACGTCGACCAGACCAGTGCCTGGGCCGGGATCTTCTACTTCGCGTCGCGGAAAGCGAGCGCAGCCGAAGAGGAAGCCCCCCTGCTCACCTGGCCCGCCGGCAACGGAGCGATCGTCGACTTCCTGTCGAACCTCCTCGCTTCACAACTGCGAACCGGTCAGGCTGTGATCGGAATCCGGCCCGGAAACCAACGAACAAAGGTCTCGGCTTTCGATCTGCAGTCGGAAACGGTCAAAGAGTTTTCCGCCGAACGAGTCATCTTCGCCGCGCCGCAGTTCATGGCTCCCTACCTGATTCCCTCGCTGAACGAAGAACGCCGGTCTGCTATCCGCGAGTTCCAGTACGGCTCCTGGGTAGTGGCGAACCTGCATCTTTCCCAAAGGCCGTCTGAAGACAATTACCCACTTAGCTGGGACAACGTGTTATTCGAGAGTCTCTCGCTGGGTTATGTCGTGGCGACCCATCAACTCGGTTCCGACTTCGGTCCCACGGTCTGGACGTGGTATTATCCGCTCTGCGACGAAATCCCGGCTGAGGCTCGCAAGCGATTACTCAACTCAACCTGGGAGGAGTGGACGGCGATCGTGTTCAAGGATCTTGACGCCGCCCATCCGCAACTGACGAAGTATGTGACAAAGATCGACGTCATGCGATGGGGACATGCGATGGTCCAGCCTCGCCCGGGATTTCTCACCAGAGAGGCCCGAAAACAGGCCCGGCAACCACTCGGCCCCATTCACTTCGCCGGGACGGATTTGAGCGGACTGGCTCTCATGGAAGAGGCTTTCTATCACGGATTGCGAGCCGCCGAGGAAGTGCTGGCCGCTGCGAATGTGGAGTTCAACACGTACCTGTAA
- a CDS encoding polyamine aminopropyltransferase gives MNRAPLFLLYLNVLAVATCGLIYELLAGTLASYLLGDSVTQFSLVIGIYLSALGVGAWLSKFVERKLARCFIEVELGVALLGGTSAPFLFLAFGAIEWFQVLLYGLVFLIGTLVGLELPLLMRILKDHVDFNDLVSRVLTFDYIGALLASIMFPTLLVPQLGLLRTSLIFGILNALVGLWGTFLLRPLLTDRELGGLRGRAVLVIGLLAAAVIKADDLTTYAEESQLSSAIIHAESSPYQRILITKNETGFQLFLNGHLQFNSFDEYRYHEALVHPAMSAPTPRRNILVLGGGDGLAVREILRYPEVEHITLVDLDPQMTSLAKRFPPLAELSEHSLDDPRVTVINQDAFIWIDQQSDQFDTVIVDFPDPGTFSVGKLYSTFFYRKLQQRLTDDARIAIQCTSPLVAPQSYWCILRTLEAAGFHVQPYQAAVPTFGIWGYAFATRAPVDPPTEMDAQIASQCRFLNSQIMQGLFESPADIQPVEAEVNQLNNQILVQYYEREWSRWE, from the coding sequence ATGAACCGAGCGCCTCTGTTTCTTCTCTACCTGAACGTCCTCGCGGTTGCCACGTGCGGTTTGATTTACGAGTTGCTGGCCGGAACCCTGGCCAGCTATCTGCTCGGCGATTCGGTCACGCAGTTCTCGCTGGTCATCGGCATTTATCTGTCGGCCCTCGGCGTCGGAGCCTGGCTGTCCAAATTCGTGGAAAGGAAACTGGCCCGCTGCTTCATTGAAGTGGAACTCGGCGTCGCGCTGCTGGGCGGTACCTCGGCTCCGTTTCTGTTCCTCGCGTTCGGGGCCATCGAATGGTTTCAGGTTCTGCTCTATGGCCTGGTCTTTCTGATCGGCACGCTCGTCGGCCTCGAACTGCCGCTACTGATGCGGATTCTCAAAGATCACGTCGACTTCAACGATCTGGTCTCGCGGGTCCTCACCTTCGATTACATCGGCGCCCTGCTTGCCTCGATCATGTTTCCGACGCTGCTCGTTCCTCAACTGGGGTTGCTTCGCACGTCGCTGATCTTTGGCATCCTCAATGCGCTGGTCGGGCTCTGGGGAACATTCCTGCTGCGTCCCTTGTTGACGGATCGCGAACTCGGCGGATTGCGCGGCCGGGCCGTTCTCGTCATCGGTCTGCTGGCAGCTGCCGTCATCAAAGCCGACGACCTGACCACCTATGCCGAAGAATCTCAGCTGAGCTCGGCAATCATCCATGCCGAGAGTTCACCCTATCAGCGGATCCTCATCACAAAGAACGAGACCGGTTTCCAGCTCTTTCTGAACGGCCACCTGCAGTTCAACTCGTTCGATGAATACCGCTACCACGAAGCACTCGTTCATCCGGCGATGTCCGCTCCCACGCCGCGACGGAACATTCTCGTGCTGGGCGGCGGGGATGGGCTGGCCGTCCGCGAGATCCTGCGCTATCCCGAGGTTGAACACATCACGCTGGTCGACCTCGATCCTCAGATGACATCGCTGGCGAAGCGTTTCCCCCCGCTGGCGGAGCTTTCCGAGCACTCCCTCGACGATCCCCGAGTTACCGTCATCAATCAGGATGCCTTCATCTGGATCGATCAGCAGAGCGACCAGTTCGACACCGTGATTGTCGACTTCCCCGATCCCGGGACGTTCTCCGTCGGTAAGCTATACAGCACGTTCTTTTACCGGAAACTCCAGCAGCGGCTGACGGACGATGCTCGAATTGCGATTCAATGCACCTCCCCGCTCGTTGCTCCGCAGTCGTACTGGTGCATTCTCCGGACACTCGAAGCCGCCGGCTTTCATGTGCAGCCGTATCAGGCCGCGGTTCCCACATTCGGCATCTGGGGATACGCCTTCGCCACCCGCGCTCCGGTCGATCCTCCAACTGAGATGGACGCGCAGATTGCGTCGCAGTGCCGGTTTTTGAACTCGCAGATCATGCAGGGACTCTTCGAATCCCCCGCCGATATCCAACCGGTCGAAGCGGAAGTCAATCAGCTCAACAATCAGATTCTCGTCCAGTACTACGAGCGGGAATGGAGTCGATGGGAATGA
- a CDS encoding DUF350 domain-containing protein, whose translation MSGMWSLMSHGLVLAQDVAEVAEEGVLSHLLRQMLAVFVFSVLGILVLFLAVWLMEKLTPFSMVKEIEEDHNTALAILVGALVIGISIIISAAMVG comes from the coding sequence ATGAGTGGTATGTGGTCTTTGATGTCTCATGGTCTCGTGCTGGCACAGGACGTCGCAGAGGTCGCCGAAGAGGGCGTGCTGTCGCACCTGCTGCGGCAGATGCTGGCCGTCTTCGTCTTCTCGGTGCTCGGCATCCTCGTGCTCTTCCTGGCCGTCTGGCTGATGGAAAAGCTGACACCGTTCTCGATGGTGAAGGAGATCGAAGAAGATCATAACACCGCCCTGGCGATTCTGGTCGGTGCCCTCGTGATCGGGATCTCGATCATCATTTCCGCCGCGATGGTCGGTTGA
- a CDS encoding DUF4178 domain-containing protein — protein sequence MKAKIASCPSCGSPVEFRVSSSLVTICEFCNCVVARTDKAIEDHGKVADLVQTNSPLQLGVTGKYRGRKFELIGRVQYNHPAGGVWDEWYLAFSSGKWGWLAEAQGKFYLTFEKRISKSIEIPPLDSLVPGKEVKFGSNEPATVAEIGEATTGAAAGEIPWDFEPGIPHRFADLHGPKQTFITLDYSDNEPKFFLGKEVELKDLELAEGWGMDVSGTGLPSGQKIKALSLNCPQCAGPLSLHAPDETQRVACPSCNSLLDCNHGKLQYLQTLTKVRRVRPLIPLGTVGKLHDKDYTVIGFMERFVRYQGQTYPWTEYLLYNPDVGFRWLTHNDRHWAFVEPVSVAEAKKEGQFVTYKDETYRLYDKATAFVRYVIGEFYWKVTTGEQVNMSDFICPPRMLSFERTDDGTNKEVNVSLSTYLTTEEVQEAFKVENIMRPFGVGMIQPKPRQKGVYQLWGLFLLAMFLLFAIVPAITSKSVDGGFFVVMLVVMSVLPVGTFFYQHNFEVQRWRNSDYSPYSSE from the coding sequence ATGAAGGCAAAGATTGCGAGCTGTCCCTCCTGCGGCAGTCCCGTCGAGTTCCGCGTCAGTTCCTCCCTCGTGACAATCTGCGAGTTCTGCAATTGCGTCGTCGCCCGCACCGACAAAGCGATTGAAGATCACGGCAAGGTCGCCGATCTCGTGCAGACCAACTCGCCGCTGCAACTGGGCGTGACCGGAAAGTATCGCGGTCGTAAGTTCGAACTGATCGGCCGTGTGCAGTACAACCATCCTGCCGGTGGCGTCTGGGATGAATGGTATCTCGCCTTTTCGAGTGGGAAATGGGGCTGGCTGGCCGAGGCCCAGGGCAAGTTCTATCTCACATTCGAAAAGCGAATCTCGAAGTCGATCGAAATTCCTCCGCTCGACAGTCTCGTACCTGGCAAAGAAGTAAAGTTCGGCTCCAATGAACCGGCAACCGTCGCTGAAATCGGTGAAGCGACGACAGGGGCGGCAGCTGGCGAGATCCCCTGGGATTTCGAGCCCGGCATTCCGCATCGGTTCGCGGACCTGCACGGTCCGAAACAGACCTTCATCACACTCGATTACTCCGACAACGAACCGAAGTTCTTCCTCGGGAAGGAAGTCGAGCTCAAGGATCTTGAACTGGCCGAAGGCTGGGGGATGGACGTTTCAGGAACCGGACTCCCCTCCGGGCAGAAGATCAAAGCCTTGTCGCTGAACTGTCCTCAATGCGCTGGTCCACTGTCGTTGCATGCGCCCGATGAGACACAACGAGTCGCCTGTCCGAGCTGCAATTCGTTGCTCGACTGCAATCACGGCAAACTCCAGTATCTGCAGACACTGACCAAAGTCCGCCGAGTTCGACCGCTCATTCCACTCGGCACCGTCGGCAAACTCCACGACAAAGACTATACGGTGATCGGCTTCATGGAGCGTTTCGTCCGGTATCAGGGGCAGACCTATCCCTGGACCGAATATCTGCTCTATAACCCGGACGTCGGATTCCGCTGGCTGACTCACAACGATCGGCACTGGGCGTTCGTGGAACCGGTTTCGGTGGCGGAGGCGAAGAAGGAAGGCCAGTTCGTCACTTACAAAGACGAGACGTATCGGCTGTACGATAAAGCGACGGCCTTCGTTCGTTATGTGATCGGCGAGTTCTACTGGAAGGTGACGACCGGCGAGCAGGTCAACATGTCCGATTTCATCTGTCCGCCGCGGATGTTGTCGTTCGAGCGGACAGACGATGGAACCAACAAAGAAGTGAATGTCTCATTGAGCACCTACCTGACAACCGAAGAGGTTCAGGAGGCATTCAAGGTGGAGAACATCATGCGACCGTTCGGTGTCGGCATGATTCAACCTAAACCGCGACAGAAGGGTGTCTATCAACTGTGGGGACTGTTCCTGCTGGCAATGTTCCTGCTGTTTGCCATCGTTCCGGCGATCACGTCGAAATCGGTCGACGGCGGCTTCTTCGTTGTCATGCTGGTCGTGATGTCGGTGCTGCCAGTCGGGACGTTTTTCTATCAGCACAACTTCGAAGTGCAGCGATGGAGAAACAGCGACTACAGTCCGTACAGTTCTGAGTGA
- the speD gene encoding S-adenosylmethionine decarboxylase, translating to MSERTGRTLQPSGDRFTTCGSALTVESGAEWVVDATGCCSERLASLSALRTVCDQIIADLKLKVVGQPQWHQFPEPGGVTGLYLLTESHLACHTYPEYELATLNLYCCRPQVRWPWQQELKRHLGATAVHIRCLSRGVDASGPHHDEGGQA from the coding sequence TTGAGTGAGCGGACAGGCCGAACATTGCAGCCGTCGGGCGATCGCTTCACGACCTGCGGATCTGCCTTGACGGTGGAAAGCGGAGCCGAATGGGTTGTCGATGCGACCGGCTGCTGCTCCGAGCGACTGGCGAGTCTCTCTGCGCTACGCACCGTCTGCGACCAGATCATTGCCGACCTCAAGCTGAAGGTCGTCGGTCAACCGCAGTGGCATCAGTTCCCCGAACCGGGCGGCGTGACCGGACTCTATCTGCTGACCGAATCGCATCTGGCCTGCCACACCTACCCCGAGTACGAACTGGCGACGCTGAATCTTTACTGTTGCCGCCCGCAGGTCCGCTGGCCCTGGCAGCAGGAACTGAAGCGGCACCTGGGAGCCACAGCAGTTCACATCCGCTGTCTGTCCCGGGGCGTCGATGCTTCCGGCCCTCATCACGATGAAGGAGGTCAGGCATGA
- a CDS encoding chemotaxis protein CheB has product MANKKARGTLRDEGQSTTEPSSTSEETSSADAENRTEIVGRADGNGKERAENEQTTTAMTQPSSEAEMSVVGIGASAGGLAAIKEFFSHLPERSGLAYVIVVHLSPEHKSHLAELLQPHVPIPVQQVTSTVPLEPDHVYVIPPNANLTAIDTHLRLTDLEERRQERAPIDHFFRTLASTHDGHSVGVVLTGTGSDGTLGLREIKMQGGLTVVQDPNEAEYDGMPQSAIATGMIDLVLPLRKMPDAIVSFCSVRPRVFLPEDGEQLQEETRRLLQSIFSQIRARSGRDFRHYKRSTLLRRIARRMQFHRVEELSGYVDLLRKNGEEVRVLADDLLITVSNFFRDPEVFKALEEHVIPALFANKGPNDPIRVWSVGCATGEEAYSLAMLLLEHAPRHDCLLPIQVFASDLHERSLEKAREGFYPGDIETDVSQERLRRFFQKEDGGYRIRKEVRELVVFAPHNLLGDPPFSRLDLIACRNVFIYLERDLQRDVIELFHYALKPDGVLVLGTSETIDASDLFRIQDSNRCVYRKRNVPAPEPRLPVFPLTRTRPTGEQEVVSEPVEPIHYGKLHQRMVERYAPPSVLVSPDDKIVHLSNHAGRYLVHPGGELTSSIFKLAREELRIELRAAVPEARNKNLHVSSKPILVRIGNEIVNVVMHVQPALEPQQEGFVLIIFEERQLTHTSFCVKTVTAEETTSPPPAVESAEDARLADELRSELALTRQRLQAIIEDYETSQEELRASNEELQSANEELRSTLEELETSKEELQSMNEELQTVNQENRHKVEELGQLSSDLQNLLGATEIATLFLDRELRIMRFTPQVAELFNVRMTDRGRALHDFTHRLGYDELQEDAQRVLSKLIPIEREVQDDAGGWYLTRVLPYRSEEDRIEGVVINFVDITARRIAEENARKHEQRFRDLVEQVEDYAIFMLDPEGNGTTWNGGVERVLGFREKEFIGCNVTEQIFTPEDLALGIPEAELEEARRTGSALNDRWMRRQDGTPFYANGMTTALRDPDGSLIGYMKVMRDQTEQKLLEEELRRTAADLAESNRRKDEFLATLAHELRNPLAPIRTGLEVMKIARNDTDKVESARLTMERQTQQLITIVDDLLDVSRISRGNLKLTRKRVRLNEILEAAVETSMPCIEDEHHELTLSYPPDSIYLNANANRLSQVVSNLLNNAAKYTPRGGHISLIAHRDKDYAVISVKDDGIGIEPQMRERIFEMFAQVHEMPREELHAGLGIGLTLAKSLVEMHGGFIEVFSAGADRGTEFRVSLPVASGEETEVPSHGEQPSDCSVKLRVLVVDDNKSAAMMLTIVIQMLGHEVRSAEDGVEALEVAAEFEPQIVLMDIGMPRMDGHAACRRMREQPWGRDITIIALTGWGQDADRRRSEESGFNEHLTKPVEPALLRNLFARIGDRFK; this is encoded by the coding sequence ATGGCCAATAAGAAGGCGCGGGGCACACTTCGGGACGAAGGGCAATCCACGACCGAGCCTTCATCGACATCGGAAGAAACATCATCCGCGGATGCAGAAAACCGGACGGAGATCGTTGGAAGAGCCGATGGCAATGGCAAGGAACGGGCAGAGAACGAACAGACAACCACTGCGATGACGCAGCCGAGCAGCGAAGCGGAGATGTCTGTCGTTGGAATCGGAGCGTCCGCGGGCGGACTGGCTGCGATCAAGGAGTTCTTCTCCCATCTCCCTGAGCGCAGCGGCCTGGCTTACGTCATCGTCGTGCATCTGTCGCCCGAGCATAAGAGTCATCTCGCGGAACTGTTGCAGCCTCACGTTCCGATTCCCGTCCAGCAGGTCACCAGCACGGTGCCCCTGGAACCGGATCATGTCTATGTCATCCCGCCGAACGCCAACCTCACGGCAATCGATACTCATCTGCGGTTGACCGATCTCGAAGAACGTCGGCAGGAACGCGCACCGATCGATCACTTCTTCCGCACGCTGGCCAGTACGCATGATGGCCACTCCGTGGGCGTCGTGCTCACGGGCACCGGCTCCGACGGAACGCTTGGGCTTCGTGAGATCAAAATGCAGGGGGGCCTGACGGTCGTGCAGGACCCTAATGAAGCCGAGTACGATGGGATGCCGCAAAGCGCGATCGCCACCGGGATGATCGATCTGGTTCTCCCGTTGCGAAAAATGCCGGATGCGATTGTCAGCTTTTGCAGCGTGCGCCCCCGTGTGTTTCTGCCGGAAGATGGCGAGCAGCTTCAGGAGGAGACACGCCGACTTCTGCAAAGCATTTTCAGTCAGATCCGAGCCCGGAGCGGTCGTGATTTTCGGCACTACAAACGGTCGACTCTGCTGCGGCGGATTGCCCGTCGGATGCAGTTTCATCGTGTCGAAGAGCTGTCGGGCTATGTCGACCTGTTGCGGAAGAACGGCGAGGAAGTGCGCGTTCTGGCTGACGACCTGCTGATCACGGTGTCCAACTTCTTCCGTGATCCCGAGGTGTTCAAAGCCCTGGAGGAGCATGTCATTCCCGCGTTGTTCGCCAACAAGGGACCAAACGATCCCATTCGGGTCTGGTCAGTCGGCTGTGCGACCGGTGAAGAAGCCTACTCACTGGCGATGCTGCTGCTGGAACATGCCCCTCGCCACGACTGCCTGCTGCCAATCCAGGTGTTCGCATCGGACTTGCACGAGCGGTCTCTGGAGAAGGCTCGTGAAGGCTTCTATCCGGGCGATATCGAAACCGATGTCAGTCAGGAACGGCTCCGACGGTTCTTCCAGAAAGAGGATGGCGGATACCGCATTCGCAAGGAAGTTCGCGAACTGGTGGTGTTCGCTCCGCATAATCTGCTGGGCGATCCTCCGTTTTCCCGGCTCGATCTGATTGCCTGTCGGAACGTCTTTATCTATCTGGAACGGGATCTTCAACGGGACGTTATCGAGCTGTTCCATTACGCCCTGAAGCCCGATGGTGTTCTGGTTCTGGGGACGTCGGAAACGATCGATGCTTCAGATCTGTTCCGGATTCAGGATTCGAATCGCTGCGTCTATCGCAAGCGCAACGTTCCCGCCCCGGAGCCACGGCTCCCTGTGTTCCCGCTAACACGAACGCGGCCGACCGGCGAACAGGAAGTCGTCTCCGAGCCCGTTGAACCGATTCATTACGGAAAGCTGCATCAGAGGATGGTGGAACGCTATGCGCCACCGAGTGTGCTTGTCAGTCCCGATGACAAGATTGTTCATCTTTCGAATCACGCAGGTCGCTATCTGGTCCATCCCGGGGGCGAACTGACATCGAGCATCTTCAAGCTGGCCCGTGAAGAGTTGCGAATCGAACTGCGGGCCGCTGTGCCGGAAGCTCGTAACAAGAATCTGCACGTGTCCAGCAAGCCGATTCTGGTGCGGATCGGCAATGAGATCGTGAACGTGGTGATGCACGTCCAGCCCGCCCTGGAGCCCCAGCAGGAAGGCTTCGTACTGATCATTTTCGAGGAGCGGCAGCTTACGCATACCTCTTTTTGCGTGAAAACAGTGACCGCCGAAGAGACGACTTCTCCGCCGCCAGCGGTCGAGAGCGCCGAAGACGCCCGGCTCGCCGACGAACTGCGATCAGAACTGGCTCTGACCCGACAGCGGCTCCAGGCGATCATTGAAGACTACGAAACCAGCCAGGAGGAACTTCGCGCTTCCAACGAAGAGCTGCAGTCGGCCAATGAAGAGCTGCGGTCCACTCTCGAAGAACTGGAGACCTCCAAGGAAGAGCTCCAGAGCATGAACGAGGAACTGCAGACGGTGAATCAGGAGAACCGTCATAAAGTCGAAGAACTGGGGCAGCTCTCCAGCGACCTGCAAAATCTGCTGGGAGCGACGGAAATCGCGACGCTGTTCCTCGACCGCGAACTTCGCATCATGCGGTTCACTCCGCAGGTCGCCGAGTTGTTCAACGTGCGGATGACCGATCGCGGTCGGGCCTTGCACGACTTTACTCACAGGCTCGGCTACGACGAACTTCAGGAAGATGCGCAGCGGGTCCTCAGCAAGCTGATTCCCATCGAACGGGAAGTGCAGGACGACGCCGGCGGCTGGTATCTGACGCGAGTGCTTCCTTATCGCAGCGAAGAAGATCGCATCGAAGGGGTCGTCATCAACTTCGTGGATATCACAGCCCGCCGTATTGCGGAAGAAAACGCCCGCAAACACGAACAACGTTTCCGCGATCTCGTCGAGCAGGTGGAAGACTATGCCATCTTTATGTTGGATCCCGAAGGCAACGGAACAACCTGGAACGGCGGCGTGGAACGTGTGCTCGGCTTCCGGGAGAAGGAGTTCATCGGGTGCAACGTCACGGAGCAAATCTTCACGCCGGAGGATCTCGCCCTTGGCATCCCGGAAGCGGAGCTTGAAGAGGCCCGACGGACTGGCAGCGCACTGAACGATCGCTGGATGAGGCGACAGGATGGAACTCCGTTTTACGCCAACGGAATGACGACTGCTCTGCGGGATCCCGACGGAAGCCTGATCGGCTATATGAAAGTCATGCGCGATCAAACTGAGCAGAAACTTCTGGAAGAAGAGCTGCGCAGAACAGCCGCCGACCTGGCGGAATCGAATCGGCGTAAGGACGAGTTCCTGGCTACGCTGGCGCACGAGCTTCGTAACCCGCTGGCGCCAATCCGGACCGGTCTGGAAGTCATGAAGATCGCCCGGAACGATACCGACAAAGTCGAGAGTGCCCGACTGACGATGGAACGGCAGACCCAGCAGTTAATCACCATTGTCGATGACCTGCTCGATGTGTCCCGTATCTCCCGGGGAAATCTGAAGCTGACTCGAAAACGGGTTCGACTGAATGAGATTCTGGAAGCCGCGGTTGAGACCTCAATGCCATGTATTGAAGATGAGCATCACGAACTGACGCTGAGCTATCCTCCAGACTCGATTTACCTGAACGCCAACGCGAACCGCCTGTCGCAGGTGGTTTCCAATCTCCTTAACAATGCCGCCAAGTACACCCCCCGCGGCGGTCACATCTCGCTGATCGCTCACCGGGACAAGGACTACGCCGTGATTTCCGTCAAAGACGACGGGATCGGCATCGAGCCGCAGATGCGGGAACGCATCTTCGAGATGTTCGCTCAGGTTCACGAGATGCCCCGGGAAGAGCTGCACGCCGGATTGGGAATTGGCCTGACGCTCGCCAAATCTCTGGTGGAGATGCATGGCGGATTCATTGAGGTGTTCAGCGCTGGAGCAGATCGGGGAACCGAGTTCCGGGTCTCCCTGCCAGTCGCTTCGGGCGAGGAGACAGAAGTACCTTCGCATGGTGAACAGCCGTCTGACTGCTCCGTAAAACTGCGAGTGCTTGTGGTTGACGACAACAAGTCCGCTGCAATGATGTTGACGATCGTGATTCAAATGCTGGGGCACGAGGTCCGCTCTGCCGAGGATGGAGTCGAGGCGCTCGAAGTCGCGGCTGAGTTCGAGCCACAGATCGTGCTGATGGACATCGGCATGCCGCGGATGGATGGCCACGCCGCCTGCCGCAGGATGCGGGAGCAGCCCTGGGGCCGCGATATCACCATCATCGCCCTCACCGGATGGGGGCAGGATGCGGATCGCCGCCGCTCAGAAGAGTCGGGGTTCAACGAACATTTGACGAAACCGGTCGAACCTGCTCTGCTTCGCAATCTGTTTGCACGAATTGGCGACAGGTTCAAGTGA